In Methylovirgula sp., a single genomic region encodes these proteins:
- a CDS encoding TadE/TadG family type IV pilus assembly protein, with translation MTAEPDHASRKRFRWPKLPRRFVRDQDGAAAVEFAMVALPLFAIIMASLQAALVLLAEQELDYATDEAGRLVMTGQVSSTVGQTGYLTQAQFTQKVCSYLPALFNCSNLMVNMQAASSFSGVNTSAPTYTTLQQNQWSYSTGSHGLTPNTVILQVMYEWPVFGSPMSFNLADLANGKRLLIGTAVFKNEPGQQ, from the coding sequence ATGACCGCTGAACCAGATCATGCCTCCAGAAAGCGCTTCCGCTGGCCGAAATTGCCGCGCCGATTCGTGCGCGATCAAGACGGCGCGGCCGCGGTGGAATTCGCGATGGTCGCCTTGCCGCTTTTCGCGATCATTATGGCGTCGCTGCAAGCTGCGCTCGTTCTGTTGGCTGAGCAGGAATTGGACTATGCGACAGATGAAGCGGGTCGCCTCGTCATGACCGGCCAGGTATCGAGTACTGTGGGTCAGACCGGTTACCTGACACAGGCTCAGTTTACCCAGAAAGTCTGTAGCTATCTGCCCGCGCTCTTCAATTGTTCAAACCTGATGGTCAACATGCAGGCCGCGAGTTCATTCAGCGGCGTGAACACTTCAGCGCCGACCTATACCACGCTTCAGCAGAACCAATGGAGCTACAGCACCGGATCGCACGGTTTGACCCCGAACACCGTGATCCTCCAGGTCATGTACGAATGGCCGGTCTTCGGAAGCCCGATGAGCTTCAACCTCGCCGATCTGGCGAACGGCAAGCGCCTGCTGATCGGAACTGCGGTGTTCAAAAACGAGCCAGGCCAACAATGA
- a CDS encoding TadE/TadG family type IV pilus assembly protein — protein MMRSHLLYDNLTRFTSHEKGIAAVEFALTLPIMLFVFVGVTQVGQAVSISHRVTITARTITDLVTRETVSTGLVPASTIQTDLAAAAQVIAPYPSTTLTVTVSQIVTDSNGNATVNWSQSWPNNNNALVAGSAFTLPSSLAGANITIIYGQVSYGYTPILGYKIIRPMTLSDSIYLYPRTGTCVPVVNECPQ, from the coding sequence ATGATGCGCTCGCACCTTTTATACGATAACCTGACACGCTTCACATCCCATGAAAAAGGGATTGCGGCGGTCGAGTTCGCATTGACCTTGCCGATTATGCTGTTCGTCTTTGTGGGCGTGACGCAGGTCGGCCAAGCGGTTTCGATCAGCCACAGGGTCACGATCACGGCGCGCACGATTACCGATCTCGTCACTAGAGAGACCGTTTCAACCGGCTTAGTCCCGGCGTCCACGATTCAGACGGATCTGGCGGCAGCGGCGCAAGTTATAGCGCCGTACCCGTCAACCACTCTGACAGTGACCGTATCGCAAATTGTAACGGATTCGAACGGCAATGCGACGGTAAATTGGAGTCAATCCTGGCCCAACAATAATAATGCTTTGGTCGCTGGCTCTGCGTTCACACTTCCGAGCAGCTTGGCAGGGGCAAACATCACAATTATCTACGGGCAGGTCAGCTACGGCTACACGCCGATCCTTGGCTATAAGATCATTCGACCGATGACACTCTCCGACTCGATCTATCTGTACCCGCGGACAGGTACCTGCGTCCCTGTCGTCAACGAATGTCCGCAATAG
- a CDS encoding TadE/TadG family type IV pilus assembly protein, which translates to MTTRFDPSSILRAGRAFVADLIFHARHELSRFKSDQRGNVAMIFALCSIPILFAVGAGIDYTNATRRKAKLDAIADTVALSTVTLSGSPPAYSPIPGEGLDQTDAQTRAQLMFNSLASAVIGATNVHGTVTVTDGTNSSQPPRSTKVVYTANSIDAFGGIIGMKTIPIGNGAGGAVAQVSIAPNINFYILADSSPSMAIPASAQNITDMFNYTSSGTGGGGDNEGGCSFACHESDYKTWVLPGNSSCIGVNANSGSVTTGSGKNKKTQTFTYYTAGTSKNPGYVDDYTYAECVQGMTLRIDNLRAAVQQLGPYATSMSQGSGSTLGNGAVYQMSVATFDTDWTTASPCNSGNPPLHFISGGSSLTPQDMSTASTAAANIQMLQVFDNGSFTGVNQTSSTDPSQYQQTCTNFQDGGTALDAAMKQISTLMPTPGNGTKLPGDTPQEVLMLITDGVNDYQVNGGGRTISMINTANCTAIKQKASAAGLPIQIAVLYLNYSALPSNSFYNGNVKPFDSNTVPTPNPNNATALQSCASSPSLYTEVSTDQDISTALQSLFTAAANQAAHLTE; encoded by the coding sequence GTGACCACACGTTTCGACCCCTCATCGATTTTACGCGCCGGCCGCGCGTTTGTGGCCGACCTTATTTTCCACGCCCGGCACGAACTTTCGCGCTTTAAATCCGATCAACGTGGCAATGTCGCGATGATCTTCGCCTTATGCTCGATTCCGATCCTCTTCGCGGTTGGTGCAGGGATTGATTACACCAACGCCACGCGGCGCAAGGCCAAGCTCGACGCGATCGCTGATACGGTCGCGCTGTCCACGGTCACGCTTTCGGGGAGCCCGCCGGCCTACTCACCCATACCGGGCGAGGGATTGGATCAGACAGATGCGCAGACCCGGGCGCAACTGATGTTCAATTCTCTCGCCAGCGCTGTGATCGGCGCGACCAACGTTCATGGAACGGTGACGGTTACTGACGGGACCAACTCGTCGCAGCCCCCGCGTTCAACGAAGGTCGTATACACCGCAAACTCGATCGATGCCTTCGGCGGCATCATCGGCATGAAAACAATTCCGATCGGCAACGGAGCCGGTGGCGCCGTGGCGCAAGTGTCTATAGCGCCCAACATCAATTTTTACATCCTGGCGGATTCGTCGCCGTCCATGGCGATTCCAGCCTCGGCTCAGAACATTACCGATATGTTCAATTACACATCGAGCGGCACGGGGGGCGGTGGGGATAACGAAGGCGGTTGCTCCTTCGCTTGCCATGAATCCGATTACAAAACGTGGGTTTTGCCTGGAAATTCTTCTTGTATTGGGGTCAACGCCAACTCAGGCTCGGTTACGACAGGGAGCGGGAAGAATAAAAAAACTCAGACATTCACTTACTACACGGCAGGAACTTCCAAAAATCCCGGTTACGTCGATGATTACACTTATGCGGAATGCGTGCAGGGCATGACACTTCGTATCGATAATCTGCGTGCCGCCGTCCAACAGCTTGGCCCCTATGCGACAAGTATGAGCCAAGGGAGCGGAAGCACATTAGGCAATGGCGCGGTGTATCAGATGTCGGTCGCCACATTCGATACCGATTGGACGACCGCATCCCCATGCAATTCTGGCAATCCGCCGCTACATTTTATCTCTGGGGGAAGTTCCCTGACACCGCAGGATATGTCCACCGCTTCCACGGCTGCCGCGAATATCCAGATGCTGCAGGTGTTTGACAATGGAAGTTTCACAGGCGTGAATCAGACGTCGTCAACAGATCCCAGTCAATACCAGCAGACCTGCACGAACTTTCAGGACGGCGGTACAGCGCTCGACGCGGCCATGAAGCAAATCAGCACGCTGATGCCGACGCCGGGCAACGGAACCAAATTGCCGGGAGACACGCCGCAAGAGGTGTTGATGCTCATTACCGACGGCGTGAATGACTATCAGGTCAACGGCGGCGGACGAACCATTTCGATGATCAATACGGCAAATTGCACCGCCATCAAGCAGAAGGCGAGCGCCGCCGGGTTGCCAATTCAGATCGCCGTACTTTATCTTAACTATTCAGCTTTGCCGAGTAACAGCTTCTACAACGGCAATGTTAAGCCGTTCGATAGCAACACGGTTCCGACGCCAAATCCTAATAATGCAACCGCCCTGCAATCCTGCGCGTCGTCGCCGTCTCTCTATACCGAGGTCTCGACGGACCAGGATATTAGCACGGCGCTGCAGTCGCTTTTCACTGCCGCAGCGAACCAGGCAGCCCATTTAACCGAATAG
- a CDS encoding YcgN family cysteine cluster protein — MAKTDAYWEKPLGDLTAAEWESLCDGCGRCCLVKLEDEDTGRIYFTDVACRLLDVETCRCADYAHRRRKVRDCLKLTPDLAASLHWLPPTCAYRLRAEGRPLAWWHPLVSGSPETVHEAGISVRGRVELTETDLKVDDYTNHIVSWPGRSPRAARKRSA, encoded by the coding sequence ATGGCAAAGACGGATGCCTATTGGGAGAAGCCGCTCGGAGACTTGACCGCGGCGGAGTGGGAAAGCCTTTGTGACGGCTGCGGCCGCTGCTGTCTCGTTAAGCTGGAAGACGAGGACACCGGCCGCATCTATTTCACCGACGTGGCCTGTCGGCTGCTCGACGTCGAGACCTGCCGCTGTGCCGATTATGCCCATCGCCGTCGCAAGGTCCGCGATTGTCTCAAACTCACGCCAGACCTGGCGGCATCACTTCATTGGCTGCCGCCGACCTGCGCCTATCGGCTACGAGCGGAGGGCCGGCCGCTGGCCTGGTGGCATCCACTTGTCTCCGGCTCGCCGGAGACCGTTCACGAGGCGGGAATTTCGGTACGCGGCCGGGTCGAACTGACCGAGACCGATCTCAAGGTCGATGATTATACCAACCACATCGTCAGTTGGCCGGGCCGTTCGCCCCGCGCCGCGCGGAAGCGTTCCGCGTAA
- a CDS encoding PBP1A family penicillin-binding protein translates to MSVLDRLRSSRLYKRASRALLEIDAFFDSSMFESGERSRSAYASLIAFMDRLHVSGWRRLLVELFCEGSNIAVVIGLIALFFAIPAFEDTAGADWLKKEDLAVTFLDSYGQIVGRRGIKHDDSVPIEQMPKYLIDAVIATEDRRFFEHIGIDFVGVFRALMVDAKANGVVQGGSSLTQQLAKNIFLSNERTLTRKVKEAYLALWLEGHLTKREILQLYLDRVYMGGGTFGIQAASQFYFGKSVRDVSLAEAAMLAGLFKAPTKYAPHVNLPAARARANEVLNNLVDAGYLTEGQIYAAVRNPATPVARGQTYSPDWYLDWAYSEVHQLSAAGKLGNNRVLTVRTALDSNLQQYADMTIANQLREFGPGYHVKQSAMVILDPSTGAVRTLIGGQDYGESQFNRATDAMRQPGSSFKPIVYLTALLTGKYKPTTVVLDAPVCIGNWCPHNFGNKYMGNVPLITALTHSLNTVAVRLSIAIGAANSVPGHNNVYEEAKRGRAKIIETARKMGISTPLPDTVSLPIGADDVNVIEMSGAYATFANGGKHITPHAAVEIYNSHGDLVYSYQRDNPPPRQVFDKDKIIDMVTMMRNVVQDGTAQRAKLDNVDIAGKTGTTNGFKDAWFNGYSGNFVGTIWFGNDDDTPTDNMTGGSLPAMTWHIIMAYAHQGIELKPLPGLPPPPVAVKAPPVAATADAGPPPPRHPAALSRHSADVLAGIETAAHNVASNRQDGPAPQ, encoded by the coding sequence ATGAGTGTTTTGGACAGGCTGCGTTCGTCCAGGCTCTATAAACGGGCCTCCCGCGCCCTACTCGAAATCGACGCCTTTTTCGACTCTTCCATGTTCGAGTCGGGGGAGCGCTCGCGCAGTGCCTATGCCTCGCTCATCGCCTTCATGGACCGGCTGCATGTGTCCGGCTGGCGGCGGTTGCTCGTCGAACTCTTCTGCGAAGGCTCGAACATCGCCGTCGTGATCGGGCTAATCGCCCTTTTCTTCGCCATCCCGGCCTTCGAGGATACCGCCGGCGCCGATTGGCTGAAAAAGGAAGACCTCGCCGTCACCTTTCTCGACAGCTATGGCCAGATCGTTGGCCGGCGCGGGATCAAACACGATGATTCCGTGCCGATCGAGCAGATGCCGAAATATTTGATCGACGCAGTGATCGCCACCGAAGACCGGCGCTTCTTCGAACATATCGGCATCGATTTCGTTGGCGTTTTCCGCGCGCTGATGGTCGATGCGAAGGCCAACGGCGTGGTCCAGGGCGGCTCCTCGCTCACGCAGCAGCTCGCCAAAAACATCTTTCTATCCAATGAGCGGACGCTGACCCGCAAGGTCAAGGAAGCCTATCTCGCGCTCTGGCTCGAAGGCCATCTGACCAAGCGTGAAATCCTCCAGCTCTATCTCGACCGCGTCTATATGGGCGGCGGCACATTTGGAATTCAAGCCGCGTCGCAATTCTATTTCGGCAAGTCGGTCCGCGATGTCAGCCTTGCCGAGGCCGCCATGCTCGCGGGTCTCTTTAAAGCGCCGACCAAATATGCGCCGCACGTCAATCTGCCTGCCGCCCGCGCCCGTGCCAATGAGGTGCTGAATAATCTCGTCGACGCCGGCTATCTGACCGAAGGTCAAATCTATGCCGCGGTGCGAAATCCTGCGACGCCGGTCGCACGCGGCCAAACCTATTCGCCGGACTGGTACCTCGATTGGGCCTATAGCGAAGTGCATCAGCTCTCGGCCGCAGGCAAGCTCGGCAACAATCGCGTGCTGACCGTGCGGACAGCGCTCGATTCAAATCTGCAGCAATACGCGGACATGACGATTGCCAACCAGCTTCGCGAATTCGGTCCAGGCTACCATGTCAAACAATCGGCCATGGTCATTCTCGACCCTTCGACCGGCGCAGTCCGCACGCTCATCGGCGGCCAGGACTATGGCGAGAGTCAGTTCAATCGCGCCACCGATGCCATGCGCCAGCCGGGCTCATCGTTCAAGCCAATCGTCTATCTGACCGCACTGCTGACGGGCAAGTACAAGCCAACGACGGTCGTTCTCGACGCGCCGGTCTGTATCGGAAATTGGTGCCCGCATAACTTCGGCAACAAATATATGGGCAACGTTCCGCTCATCACCGCGCTGACGCATTCACTCAACACGGTGGCCGTGCGGCTGTCGATCGCGATCGGCGCGGCGAATTCAGTGCCCGGTCACAACAATGTCTACGAGGAAGCCAAACGCGGCCGCGCTAAAATCATCGAGACGGCCCGCAAGATGGGGATCAGCACGCCGTTGCCCGACACTGTCTCATTGCCGATCGGCGCCGACGATGTGAATGTGATCGAAATGTCCGGCGCCTACGCCACCTTTGCCAACGGCGGCAAGCATATAACCCCGCACGCCGCGGTCGAAATCTACAACAGCCACGGCGATCTCGTTTACAGCTATCAGCGTGACAATCCCCCGCCGCGACAGGTCTTCGACAAGGATAAAATCATCGACATGGTGACGATGATGCGCAATGTCGTACAGGACGGCACCGCGCAGCGCGCTAAGCTCGATAATGTGGATATCGCCGGAAAAACCGGCACGACGAACGGCTTCAAGGACGCCTGGTTCAATGGCTATTCGGGTAATTTCGTCGGCACGATCTGGTTTGGAAACGACGACGACACGCCGACCGACAACATGACTGGTGGCTCGCTGCCGGCGATGACCTGGCACATCATCATGGCCTATGCGCATCAGGGCATCGAATTGAAACCACTGCCGGGATTACCGCCCCCGCCCGTCGCCGTTAAAGCGCCGCCGGTGGCAGCAACCGCGGACGCGGGGCCGCCTCCGCCGCGCCACCCTGCAGCGCTGTCACGCCATTCCGCCGATGTCCTCGCTGGCATCGAGACGGCGGCGCATAACGTCGCGAGCAACCGGCAGGATGGACCTGCGCCGCAATGA
- a CDS encoding DUF1214 domain-containing protein produces MTLIKFILTVLVGTLLGFLITARVLDRGIGFDTARAGPWLGQPKAGTMDIDPYAHAIIARTAELPLGSAEGLSFIARTDSEDAPLRPECDYTISGTVPPTRYWTLTIVSPKGFLISNQPQKFGFTSREVVRAADGTFAIDVSRQARPGNWLPVGDTRRFALMLRLYDTLLDFGTTKVEAAALPKIQRGRCS; encoded by the coding sequence TTGACTCTCATCAAATTCATTCTCACCGTCCTTGTCGGCACATTGCTCGGCTTCCTCATCACCGCGCGCGTGCTCGATCGTGGCATCGGTTTCGATACGGCCCGCGCCGGCCCCTGGCTTGGCCAGCCAAAAGCGGGAACCATGGATATCGATCCCTATGCCCATGCGATCATTGCCCGCACGGCCGAGTTGCCGCTCGGCAGCGCCGAAGGCCTCAGCTTCATTGCGCGCACCGATAGCGAGGATGCGCCGCTGCGGCCTGAATGCGATTACACAATCAGCGGCACGGTCCCACCAACGCGTTACTGGACTTTGACGATCGTATCGCCAAAGGGATTTTTGATTTCCAACCAGCCGCAAAAATTCGGCTTCACGTCGCGGGAGGTCGTTCGTGCAGCGGACGGGACGTTCGCTATCGACGTCAGCCGCCAGGCACGGCCCGGCAATTGGCTGCCCGTCGGCGACACCAGGCGCTTCGCTCTGATGCTTCGTCTCTATGATACGCTGCTTGACTTCGGCACGACAAAAGTCGAGGCGGCGGCACTGCCGAAAATCCAGCGTGGCAGGTGCTCATGA
- a CDS encoding DUF1491 family protein, giving the protein MRLRSDIWIAAYLRRCGVEGAPAYLRRRGAAEAGTIFVKIDRLDGQAALFGPAPPSEVDDGVRLFTRLHKEEWLDPGAIEARLKREIDFDVDLWIVEVEDRLGRNFLDLADAS; this is encoded by the coding sequence ATGCGATTGCGAAGCGATATCTGGATTGCCGCGTATTTGCGGCGCTGCGGCGTAGAAGGCGCACCCGCCTACTTACGCCGACGGGGCGCGGCGGAAGCCGGCACCATATTCGTAAAGATCGACAGGCTTGATGGACAGGCCGCTCTGTTTGGCCCAGCACCGCCGAGCGAAGTTGATGACGGCGTGCGCCTTTTTACCCGGCTTCATAAAGAAGAATGGCTCGATCCCGGCGCCATTGAAGCGCGGCTTAAACGCGAAATCGACTTCGATGTCGATCTTTGGATCGTCGAAGTCGAAGATCGCCTCGGCCGCAATTTTCTCGATCTCGCAGACGCGTCCTGA
- a CDS encoding inorganic phosphate transporter has product MKAVIVFLTIIGCGLLFAAFSVHNDVEATGTVVKSVLPYLLLGVALVIALGFEFVNGFHDTANAVATVIYTRSLPAQVAVVWSGTFNFLGVLTSTGAVAFGIVSLLPVELILQVGSEAGFAMVFAMLIAAIIWNLGTWWLGLPASSSHTLIGSIIGVGVANALMRGRDGTSGVDWGKATEIGYALLLSPLVGFALSALLLLIFKTLIKNPDLFKEPKGDQPPPAWIRGLLVLTCTGVSFAHGSNDGQKGMGLIMLILIGTVPTAYALNRAVPPHHIQTFVATSEAASKVVNSKASGYNIIGDPRPAVTAYVSQHQLNEGTYPSLAALIQDIAKQVQTYGSLAKVPANQVSNTRNDMYLTSEAIRVLSKDKASSLSASDVKTLTAYKKELDLSTKFIPIWVKICVALALGLGTMIGWKRIVVTVGEKIGKEHLNYGQGAAAEIVAMGTIFAADNFGLPVSTTHVLSSGIAGTMAANGSGLQLATLRNIALAWVLTLPCAITLSATLYWIFRHIF; this is encoded by the coding sequence ATGAAGGCTGTGATTGTTTTTCTTACGATTATTGGCTGCGGACTGCTGTTCGCCGCTTTTAGTGTGCATAATGACGTCGAAGCGACCGGGACGGTCGTCAAAAGTGTCCTGCCTTACCTCCTCCTTGGCGTCGCTTTGGTGATTGCCCTTGGGTTCGAATTCGTCAACGGCTTCCACGATACCGCCAATGCCGTCGCCACCGTCATCTATACCCGCTCGCTGCCGGCGCAGGTCGCCGTGGTGTGGTCGGGCACCTTCAACTTCCTTGGCGTTCTGACCTCGACCGGTGCCGTTGCCTTCGGCATCGTCTCGTTGCTGCCAGTGGAGTTGATCCTCCAGGTCGGCTCAGAAGCGGGTTTCGCCATGGTGTTCGCCATGTTGATCGCCGCGATCATCTGGAACCTCGGCACCTGGTGGCTCGGCCTCCCGGCGTCGAGCTCCCACACGTTGATCGGCTCGATCATTGGCGTCGGCGTTGCTAACGCACTTATGCGTGGCCGTGACGGCACCTCGGGCGTGGATTGGGGCAAGGCGACCGAAATCGGCTATGCGCTGCTCCTGTCGCCGCTGGTTGGCTTTGCCCTTTCAGCGCTTCTGCTGCTGATCTTCAAGACTCTCATCAAGAATCCGGATCTCTTCAAAGAACCGAAGGGCGATCAGCCGCCGCCGGCCTGGATCCGCGGTCTTCTGGTTCTGACCTGCACCGGCGTTTCGTTCGCGCACGGTTCGAACGACGGTCAGAAGGGCATGGGCCTTATCATGCTGATCCTGATCGGCACGGTGCCGACAGCCTACGCACTTAACCGCGCTGTGCCTCCGCATCACATCCAGACGTTTGTCGCCACCTCGGAAGCGGCGTCAAAAGTCGTCAATTCGAAGGCGAGTGGCTACAACATCATCGGCGATCCCCGCCCCGCGGTGACCGCCTATGTCTCCCAGCATCAGCTCAACGAGGGCACTTATCCGTCGCTCGCCGCGCTGATCCAGGACATCGCCAAACAGGTGCAGACCTACGGCTCGCTTGCCAAAGTGCCGGCAAACCAGGTTTCGAACACCCGCAACGACATGTACCTGACCTCGGAAGCGATTCGCGTTCTGAGCAAAGACAAAGCGAGCTCCCTTTCAGCGAGCGACGTGAAAACGCTGACCGCCTATAAGAAGGAACTCGATCTCTCGACGAAGTTCATCCCGATCTGGGTGAAGATCTGCGTCGCCTTGGCGCTCGGCCTCGGCACGATGATCGGCTGGAAGCGCATCGTCGTTACCGTCGGCGAAAAAATCGGCAAGGAGCATCTGAACTATGGTCAGGGCGCCGCCGCCGAAATCGTCGCGATGGGTACGATCTTCGCGGCCGACAACTTCGGTCTCCCGGTCTCGACCACCCACGTCCTCTCGTCCGGCATTGCCGGCACGATGGCGGCGAATGGCTCGGGGCTCCAACTTGCGACACTGCGCAATATCGCCCTCGCTTGGGTGCTGACCCTGCCTTGCGCGATCACGCTCTCCGCCACGCTCTACTGGATCTTCCGCCACATCTTCTGA
- a CDS encoding M20/M25/M40 family metallo-hydrolase has protein sequence MAQLDAALAKIDANLDAALQRLFALVSIPSISTDPAYAGDCQNAAEWLKDELHSLGFEASVRPTAGRPMVIAKAKARRANAPHVLFYGHYDVQPSDPLDLWKTPPFEPRLADAPTGTQIVGRGTSDDKGQLMTFVEACRALKETGDFPCDITILLEGEEESGSHSLPAFLAENRDELRADVALICDTSMLDRATPAITTMLRGIVTQEVVIKGADRDLHSGLFGGAAVNPVHVLTKIIADLHDENGRVTLPGFYDGVAELPAEIAAQWREIGFDGAQFLKDVGLSVPVGEKGRSVLEMIWARPTCEINGIIGGYTGKGFKTVLPAQASAKISFRLVGAQDPEKIAANFRAFVKAHLPADCHAEFMAHGGSAALQLPFDSAPLTRARAALHDEWGKEPVLIGSGGSIPIVGAFKRDLGMESLMIGFGLEDDRIHSPNEKYELSSFHKGARSWARILTALGAA, from the coding sequence ATGGCTCAGCTCGATGCCGCGCTGGCGAAAATCGATGCGAATTTGGACGCGGCGTTGCAGCGCCTTTTCGCCCTTGTCTCGATCCCATCGATCTCGACCGATCCGGCCTACGCCGGGGACTGCCAAAATGCGGCGGAATGGCTGAAAGACGAATTGCACAGCCTCGGGTTTGAAGCCTCTGTGCGGCCGACCGCCGGACGGCCAATGGTCATCGCCAAGGCGAAAGCCCGGCGCGCCAACGCGCCGCATGTACTGTTCTATGGGCATTACGACGTCCAGCCGTCCGACCCGCTCGATCTCTGGAAGACCCCGCCCTTCGAGCCGCGCCTTGCCGACGCGCCGACAGGCACCCAGATCGTCGGCCGCGGCACCTCTGACGACAAGGGCCAGTTGATGACCTTCGTCGAGGCGTGTCGGGCGTTGAAAGAAACCGGCGATTTCCCTTGCGACATAACCATTCTCTTGGAGGGTGAAGAGGAATCAGGTTCGCACTCGTTGCCCGCCTTCCTCGCGGAGAATAGGGATGAACTCCGCGCCGACGTCGCGCTGATCTGCGATACGAGCATGCTTGATCGCGCCACGCCGGCCATCACCACCATGTTGCGTGGAATCGTGACGCAGGAAGTCGTCATCAAGGGCGCGGATCGCGACCTTCATTCCGGTCTGTTCGGCGGCGCGGCGGTCAATCCGGTCCATGTGCTGACGAAAATCATCGCCGATCTGCACGACGAAAATGGCCGCGTCACCCTGCCCGGCTTTTACGATGGCGTCGCCGAATTGCCGGCGGAGATCGCCGCGCAATGGCGCGAGATTGGCTTCGACGGCGCGCAATTCCTCAAGGATGTCGGTCTTTCCGTTCCGGTGGGCGAGAAAGGCCGCAGCGTGCTCGAAATGATCTGGGCGCGACCGACCTGCGAGATCAACGGCATCATCGGCGGTTATACCGGCAAGGGATTCAAGACGGTGCTCCCGGCGCAGGCCAGCGCCAAAATCTCCTTCCGTCTCGTCGGTGCCCAGGACCCCGAGAAGATCGCCGCGAACTTCCGCGCTTTCGTCAAGGCGCATCTGCCGGCCGATTGCCACGCCGAGTTCATGGCGCATGGCGGCTCCGCGGCGCTGCAATTGCCGTTCGACTCGGCGCCGCTCACGCGTGCCCGTGCGGCGTTGCACGACGAATGGGGCAAGGAGCCGGTGCTGATCGGCTCGGGCGGCTCGATCCCGATCGTCGGCGCGTTCAAACGCGACCTCGGCATGGAAAGCCTGATGATCGGCTTCGGCCTCGAAGACGATCGTATCCATTCGCCGAACGAGAAGTACGAGCTTTCATCATTTCATAAGGGCGCGCGAAGCTGGGCGCGGATATTGACGGCGCTCGGCGCGGCATAA